From Trichoderma atroviride chromosome 1, complete sequence, one genomic window encodes:
- a CDS encoding uncharacterized protein (EggNog:ENOG41), translating to MRLKRGVERASCDFCHRRKIKCDRASREKQGHSSCSPCSLRQIQCILDDADDIRLRRRRRLSSRDGDAQSLSNSSPFPSIYGGETQTISQERLQQPLPSYFPPDTEDSIPLSVDQTPDLSFIDTPFELSPESIFFLDQIFLGGGYEGSTEYHEPQIVIDPDLQLPMGEDWAPHDAQGEPSAEASTVRAQQKLWVGCNLDKETFDAALHAYFDLATIHLPVIMEDAFWKDYCAGRCSPALVYAVACRGIIFTATSDSWDKQQCLATMFRQKFLEARQKATGKSAIRLDDLEALAIMVGWAYDEARSSPLDTQLGNLFLTHESLVLATLQSQMQDCDAGNSGNTDQIGPLARKEERRRLLFWHVYGLDAFHSLDQSLISRIPDGENEGISRKLPHHDTGSYLDAILSLAIIAREMLQVFMTVSTKRNGIKPQDAINMYERLDRWHNLECPVHLRRKRDGKGKLTPPAVSESTKTNFIQPLHCSLLWLLEINCYLQVEACVSRYGMRDGGPFEAEMAAHRIELESLRAVKDGMEICQWMKRFSAATGAGSAAKSHSLIDLAPFARDICAGQCFWISERGKRAIRHPTGRQRGAKAGNDHKKNDIDDYMKAAKEFRSAVATATSHRDTELVLERLDQQIASFEDLLAQ from the coding sequence ATGCGGTTGAAACGCGGCGTTGAGCGGGCGTCCTGCGACTTCTGCCATCGCCGCAAGATCAAATGCGATCGAGCTTCACGGGAAAAGCAGGGCCACTCTTCCTGCTCGCCTTGTTCTTTGCGTCAAATTCAGTGTATTCTTGATGATGCGGATGATATTCGCCTCCGCAGACGGCGAAGACTAAGCAGCCGCGATGGAGACGCTCAAAGTCTCAGTAATTCAAGCCCATTTCCCTCTATATACGGCGGAGAAACTCAAACGATATCCCAAGAGAGACTTCAGCAGCCATTGCCATCCTACTTTCCACCAGATACAGAGGATAGTATCCCTTTATCGGTGGACCAGACGCCGGACTTGTCTTTCATCGACACCCCTTTCGAGCTCAGTCCAGAGAGCATCTTTTTCTTGGACCAAATCTTCTTGGGTGGCGGTTATGAAGGATCAACAGAGTACCATGAGCCACAAATAGTAATAGACCCCGATCTCCAGCTTCCTATGGGAGAAGATTGGGCTCCTCACGACGCCCAAGGCGAACCGTCTGCTGAAGCCTCAACTGTTCGTGCTCAACAGAAACTCTGGGTTGGCTGCAATCTTGACAAAGAGACATTTGATGCAGCACTGCATGCTTACTTTGACTTGGCCACCATTCATCTCCCGGTGATCATGGAGGATGCTTTCTGGAAGGATTATTGCGCTGGGCGATGTAGTCCTGCTCTAGTATATGCCGTTGCTTGTCGAGGAATCATTTTCACAGCTACTTCGGATAGCTGGGACAAGCAACAATGCCTAGCCACGATGTTTAGACAAAAGTTCTTGGAGGCCCGGCAAAAAGCAACTGGTAAATCGGCTATACGTCTCGATGATCTTGAGGCACTGGCAATCATGGTCGGCTGGGCATACGATGAAGCGAGAAGTTCGCCTCTCGATACACAATTGGGAAACCTTTTCCTAACGCATGAATCACTTGTCCTAGCTACGCTACAGTCGCAGATGCAAGACTGCGATGCAGGAAATTCAGGAAATACAGACCAGATAGGTCCGCTTGCGCGCAAAGAGGAGCGTCGTAGGCTTCTTTTCTGGCATGTGTATGGGCTTGACGCGTTCCACAGCCTGGATCAGAGCCTCATCTCCAGGATTCCAGATGGAGAGAATGAGGGCATATCACGAAAACTGCCGCACCATGATACCGGAAGCTATCTTGATGCCATTCTCAGCTTGGCCATTATTGCGAGAGAGATGCTGCAGGTTTTTATGACTGTCAGCACAAAACGGAATGGAATCAAGCCCCAAGACGCCATAAATATGTATGAAAGGCTCGACCGTTGGCACAACCTCGAATGTCCGGTTCACCTTCGTaggaagagagatggaaaaggcaaactGACGCCACCGGCAGTCAGCGAGTCAACAAAGACCAATTTTATCCAGCCATTGCATTGCTCTCTCCTTTGGCTTTTGGAAATAAACTGTTACCTGCAGGTCGAAGCTTGCGTTTCTCGTTACGGTATGCGAGACGGTGGCCCCTTTGAGGCAGAAATGGCTGCTCATCGAATTGAATTGGAGTCTTTGCGGGCAGTCAAGGACGGCATGGAGATTTGTCAATGGATGAAGCGATTCTCGGCTGCAACAGGTGCAGGCAGCGCCGCCAAGAGCCATTCTCTAATCGACCTTGCGCCGTTTGCCCGCGATATCTGTGCAGGCCAATGTTTTTGGATAAGTGAGCGCGGCAAAAGGGCGATCCGTCATCCCACAGGTCGGCAGCGAGGAGCAAAAGCCGGAAATGATCACAAGAAGAATGATATTGATGACTACAtgaaggctgccaaggaatTTCGAAGCGCCGTGGCGACAGCAACGTCGCACAGAGACACCGAACTTGTGTTGGAGCGGCTAGACCAGCAGATTGCTTCGTTTGAGGACCTTTTGGCGCAGTAG
- a CDS encoding uncharacterized protein (EggNog:ENOG41~SECRETED:SignalP(1-19)): MKSVVIALCTFVAAAAAQGSPNLAACGQTCATNMLDADKAEELGCKQNDLKCLCANKNFLYGLRDCSAAICSAEDAKKVVEYGISICASAGVAIQTSTGGGNGGASNTGSASGSVVSGESTIATAVSSGSAAASGKVSTIFSTLTSDGETITTGIATTIVSNLSGGSASGGAGASGQVSTIATTVTESDGSVETKTSEVTLSGSATATGTGAHQTDSAVLTTVTSDGSAIVKTLTTIHKTTSETESASATETETVTKPESSSSSEGEATATDSGSSSASTTSTSSGAGVPQKTAGPVGIIAAAGLAMLML, translated from the exons atGAAGTCCGTCGTTATCGCTCTTTGCACCTTCGTggcggccgctgccgctcaGGGCTCGCCCAACCTTGCCGCCTGCGGT CAAACCTGCGCCACTAACATGCTGGATGCCGACAAAGCTGAGGAGCTGGGCTGCAAGCAGAATGACCTGAAGTGCCTCTGTGCCAACAAAAACTTCCTTTACGGCCTCCGAGACTGCTCTGCAGCTATTTGCTCGGCTGAGGATGCCAAAAAGGTTGTTGAATACGGCATCAGCATATGTGCTT CGGCCGGAGTTGCGATCCAGACAAGCACTGGAGGCGGAAATGGTGGTGCCAGCAACACTGGAAGTGCATCTGGCTCCGTTGTTAGCGGTGAATCGACAATTGCCACCGCTGTTTCTTCTGGTTCTGCTGCC GCATCTGGCAAAGTGTCCACAATCTTCAGTACCCTCACTTCTGATGGTGAGACCATTACTACTGGTATCGCCACCACTATTGTCAGCAATCTGAGCGGAGGAAGCGCCAGcggtggtgctggtgcttctGGCCAAGTTTCTACCATCGCCACCACTGTCACTGAATCTGACGGCAGTGTTGAGACAAAAACCAGTGAGGTGACTTTGTCTGGCTCTGCCACTGCCACGGGTACTGGCGCGCACCAGACCGACAGTGCAGTCTTGACTACCGTGACGTCTGATGGCTCTGCTATCGTCAAGACTCTGACCACAATTCACAAGACGACTAGCGAGACGGAGAGCGCTTCAGCCACTGAAACTGAAACCGTCACAAAGCCCGAGTCCAGCTCTAGCTCTGAGGGCGAAGCCACTGCGACTGATTCCGGCAGCTCAAGCGCTTCTACCACGTCCACCAGCAGTGGCGCCGGC GTTCCTCAGAAGACCGCTGGACCCGTCGGCATCAttgctgccgccggcctTGCCATGCTCATGCTCTAA